A region of Chrysiogenia bacterium DNA encodes the following proteins:
- the gspD gene encoding type II secretion system secretin GspD translates to MIKKHRLLPVLATLLIALMPLASDMGAPSPARAQEKTEKGFDINFTNLALEDVIKTYAKWMGKNFLLTDKLKGASITVYSERKVSKDEAWRVFESILRANGYTIVPGREVNRIVPVADAMSDLIPTYSTEDLVYGSRNFSYVTRLFPLKYVSASEMKGVVTKFLSKGADVMEYAPTNLLIITESSAHINRVIKILKELDVPSTEDVMEIVEIKYSEVTELATMLETVIGATGGAATSGAAATRGRTARRRQPAAAAAEAAASGGSGKDVRILPFERTNSLILVGSKRDIDSVKSLIELLDVPIEEGNSVEENIYVHYLDYADATELSGTLNSLITGSQAQNQQQDSRRTLQGSSLSQRSATRQEETAAALTNQALRQGGANVQTLANARFESEVRIVADESTNSLLITASRRDYQTLAKVIEKLDLPRRQVFVEAAILEVQINDSSQLGFSYFGAGTAGDATIIGQQSVGGPPSPVAFGAADANTIAGLGGLTTGIIGPTENVDLDGDGTTDLSVPTYGAILSAAASDRSVNVLSTPNVLTSDNEQAQIIIANNVPIPTGQTVGTSGVTTSTISREDIGITLRITPQINEGDTLRLEIFVEISNVAQGSFGIDVNSSGIVTTVRSAESVVSVKDRQPVIIGGLIQDNDNLSETKVPILGDIPLLGALFRNRNTVRDKQNLVIMITPHIVRDHLDVSEVVALEVERHKPVIESEVLNTWLRNKNLQSAQEAFRRPPDAARLPKELSPDEILITPEGTFDADVYNSMPREESGEELEKNSKGEVIAPVGGLRRRAGEAGADAGGFDDGDAGDEPAETAAPGESAAEQAAPAAVEDRPDPEEIRRRIMEERERRRREREEQSGN, encoded by the coding sequence ATGATTAAGAAACACCGACTACTACCCGTTCTGGCAACCCTCCTGATCGCGCTGATGCCGCTGGCATCCGACATGGGCGCGCCTTCCCCCGCCCGCGCGCAGGAGAAGACCGAGAAGGGCTTTGACATCAACTTCACGAATCTCGCCCTGGAGGACGTGATCAAGACCTACGCCAAGTGGATGGGCAAAAACTTCCTGCTCACCGACAAACTCAAGGGCGCTTCAATCACCGTCTACAGCGAGCGCAAGGTGAGCAAGGACGAAGCCTGGCGGGTGTTTGAATCGATCCTTCGCGCCAACGGTTACACCATCGTTCCCGGCCGTGAGGTCAACCGTATCGTGCCGGTGGCCGACGCCATGTCGGATCTCATCCCGACCTACTCGACCGAGGATCTGGTTTACGGCTCCCGCAACTTCTCGTACGTCACGCGCCTCTTTCCGCTCAAGTATGTCTCGGCCTCGGAGATGAAGGGCGTTGTGACAAAGTTCCTCTCCAAGGGCGCCGATGTGATGGAGTATGCGCCCACCAACCTGCTGATCATCACCGAGTCCAGTGCGCACATCAATCGTGTCATCAAGATCCTCAAGGAACTCGACGTCCCCTCCACCGAGGACGTCATGGAGATCGTTGAGATCAAGTATTCCGAAGTTACCGAGCTGGCCACCATGCTCGAGACGGTCATCGGCGCTACCGGCGGCGCGGCTACCAGCGGCGCTGCAGCGACCCGCGGGCGCACCGCCCGGCGGCGCCAGCCAGCCGCGGCTGCAGCCGAGGCTGCTGCTAGCGGGGGGAGCGGCAAGGACGTCCGCATCCTTCCCTTCGAGCGTACCAACTCGCTCATTCTCGTGGGTTCCAAGCGCGACATCGATTCGGTCAAAAGCCTGATCGAACTGCTCGATGTTCCCATTGAGGAAGGCAACAGTGTCGAAGAGAACATCTACGTCCACTACCTGGACTACGCCGATGCCACCGAGCTCTCGGGCACGCTCAACTCGCTGATCACCGGCTCGCAGGCGCAGAATCAGCAACAGGACTCGCGCCGCACCCTGCAGGGAAGCTCGCTCTCGCAACGCTCGGCCACGCGCCAGGAGGAGACCGCCGCAGCGCTCACCAACCAGGCACTTCGCCAGGGCGGTGCCAATGTGCAGACCCTCGCCAACGCCCGCTTCGAATCCGAAGTCCGCATCGTCGCCGATGAATCGACCAACTCCCTGCTCATCACGGCCAGCCGCCGCGATTACCAGACGCTGGCCAAGGTCATCGAGAAACTCGACCTGCCGCGCCGCCAGGTGTTTGTCGAAGCCGCCATTCTCGAAGTGCAGATCAACGATTCCTCGCAGCTGGGCTTTTCCTACTTCGGCGCCGGCACCGCGGGCGATGCGACCATCATCGGTCAGCAGTCGGTGGGCGGACCGCCCTCCCCGGTTGCCTTCGGCGCCGCCGACGCGAACACCATTGCGGGGCTTGGCGGCCTGACCACCGGCATCATCGGCCCCACCGAGAACGTCGACCTCGATGGGGATGGCACCACCGACCTGAGTGTGCCCACCTACGGCGCCATTCTCTCGGCAGCCGCGTCGGATCGCTCGGTCAACGTGCTCTCGACGCCCAACGTGCTCACCTCCGATAACGAACAGGCGCAGATCATCATCGCCAACAACGTCCCCATCCCCACCGGCCAGACCGTGGGCACCTCAGGCGTGACGACCTCGACCATCTCGCGCGAGGACATCGGCATCACGCTTCGCATCACCCCCCAGATCAACGAGGGCGATACCCTGCGCCTTGAGATCTTCGTGGAGATTTCCAACGTCGCGCAGGGCAGCTTCGGCATCGACGTCAATTCGAGCGGCATTGTGACCACTGTGCGCTCGGCCGAGAGCGTCGTGTCGGTCAAGGACCGCCAGCCCGTCATCATCGGCGGCCTCATTCAGGACAACGACAACCTGAGCGAAACGAAGGTCCCCATCCTCGGCGACATCCCGTTGCTTGGCGCGCTCTTCCGCAACCGCAACACGGTGCGCGACAAGCAGAACCTCGTCATCATGATCACCCCGCACATCGTGCGCGATCATCTCGATGTTTCCGAGGTTGTCGCCCTCGAAGTCGAGCGCCACAAGCCGGTCATCGAGAGCGAGGTGCTCAACACCTGGCTGCGCAACAAGAACCTGCAGTCGGCGCAGGAAGCGTTCCGCCGCCCGCCCGATGCGGCGCGCCTGCCCAAGGAACTCTCCCCCGACGAGATCCTGATCACGCCCGAGGGCACCTTCGACGCGGACGTCTACAACTCCATGCCGCGCGAAGAATCGGGTGAAGAGCTCGAGAAGAACTCCAAGGGCGAGGTCATCGCCCCGGTCGGCGGTCTTCGCCGTCGCGCCGGGGAAGCCGGCGCTGATGCCGGCGGTTTCGATGACGGCGACGCTGGCGACGAGCCGGCCGAGACAGCCGCGCCCGGCGAATCGGCGGCCGAGCAGGCTGCCCCCGCCGCGGTGGAGGACCGCCCGGACCCCGAAGAGATTCGCAGGCGAATCATGGAAGAGCGCGAGCGGCGCCGCCGTGAGCGTGAGGAGCAGAGCGGGAACTAG
- the gspE gene encoding type II secretion system ATPase GspE: MASLAEQLTEGLARTLERPLEKVGDAISFDPDWQVDQLPESEERDRWHHVGRIRIDKKKVDEAALYKVLAELWDLPLQEDIKIEDVDLDIVRRFPINLARQYELLPMRRDNGSLRVAVAHPSLLGPLEDVQHYFGAPLEIILVPPTHVTDAINRVYDRATGTADAALDDLGQQESGPAGLDELANELNEPADLLDAGDEEAPIIRLVNTLLYQSVKERASDIHIEPYEKDVSVRYRVDGVLHEIIRAPKRFQASISSRIKVMAGLNIAEKRLPQDGRIKIKIAGRDVDIRVSTVPTTFGERIVMRLLDKSNVLMGLEQLGLNPIQQTNIEGIITKSHGIFLVTGPTGSGKSTTLYACLQRINSPDKMIITVEDPVEYQVSGVGQIQVNPKIDLTFASGLRSILRQDPDVIMIGEIRDRETAEIAIQASLTGHLVFSTLHTNDAAGAVTRLIDMGIEPFLVASSLLAVQAQRLVRVLCKNCKTPYMPSETELGELGLKPSDVTPEDTFFRATGCERCQQTGYAGRIGIYELLMVDDIIREHIMQNSDATRIKKDGVKGGMLTLRDDGVRKIRMGVTSAAEVLRITQEDIN, from the coding sequence ATGGCGAGTCTTGCCGAACAACTGACCGAAGGCCTTGCCCGCACCCTCGAGCGCCCGCTCGAGAAGGTGGGCGATGCGATTTCCTTCGACCCCGACTGGCAGGTCGATCAGCTTCCCGAGAGCGAGGAACGCGATCGCTGGCACCATGTCGGGCGCATCCGCATCGATAAGAAGAAGGTCGACGAAGCCGCGCTCTACAAAGTGCTGGCCGAGCTGTGGGATCTGCCCCTTCAGGAAGACATCAAGATCGAGGACGTGGATCTCGACATCGTGCGGCGCTTCCCCATCAATCTGGCGCGCCAGTATGAGCTCCTGCCCATGCGGCGCGACAACGGCTCGCTGCGCGTGGCGGTGGCGCATCCTTCCCTGCTGGGGCCTCTCGAAGACGTGCAGCACTACTTCGGCGCGCCGCTCGAGATCATTCTCGTTCCGCCCACCCATGTCACCGACGCCATCAACCGCGTCTACGACCGCGCGACCGGAACTGCCGATGCCGCACTCGACGACCTGGGACAGCAGGAATCGGGACCGGCAGGGCTCGACGAACTTGCCAACGAACTCAACGAACCGGCCGACCTCCTCGACGCCGGCGACGAAGAGGCGCCCATCATTCGACTGGTGAACACCCTGCTCTACCAGTCGGTCAAGGAACGCGCCTCCGACATTCACATCGAGCCCTACGAGAAAGATGTCTCCGTGCGCTACCGCGTCGACGGCGTGCTGCACGAGATCATTCGCGCACCCAAGCGTTTCCAGGCCTCCATTTCGAGCCGCATCAAGGTCATGGCCGGCCTCAACATCGCCGAGAAGCGCCTGCCCCAGGACGGCCGCATCAAGATCAAAATCGCCGGCCGCGACGTGGACATCCGCGTTTCAACCGTGCCAACCACCTTTGGCGAGCGCATCGTCATGCGTCTGCTCGACAAGTCCAACGTGCTCATGGGCCTCGAGCAGCTCGGACTCAACCCCATTCAGCAGACCAACATCGAGGGGATCATTACCAAGTCCCACGGCATCTTCCTGGTGACCGGCCCCACCGGTAGCGGCAAGTCGACAACGCTCTATGCCTGCCTGCAGCGCATCAACTCACCAGACAAGATGATTATCACCGTCGAAGACCCGGTCGAATACCAGGTCTCGGGCGTGGGGCAGATCCAGGTCAATCCCAAGATCGACCTCACCTTTGCCAGCGGTCTTCGCTCCATCTTGCGTCAGGACCCCGACGTCATCATGATCGGCGAAATTCGCGACCGGGAAACCGCCGAGATCGCCATCCAGGCGTCGCTGACCGGTCACCTGGTGTTCTCGACGCTGCATACCAACGACGCCGCCGGCGCGGTCACGCGCCTCATCGACATGGGGATCGAGCCCTTCCTTGTCGCATCGTCCCTGCTCGCGGTGCAGGCCCAGCGCCTGGTGCGCGTGCTCTGCAAGAACTGCAAGACCCCCTACATGCCCTCCGAAACCGAACTCGGGGAGCTGGGACTCAAGCCGTCCGACGTCACCCCCGAGGACACCTTCTTCCGCGCTACCGGGTGCGAGCGTTGCCAGCAGACCGGCTACGCCGGCCGAATCGGCATCTATGAGCTCCTCATGGTCGATGACATCATTCGCGAGCACATCATGCAGAACTCCGATGCGACGCGCATCAAGAAGGACGGCGTCAAGGGCGGAATGCTCACCCTGCGCGACGACGGCGTGCGCAAGATCCGCATGGGCGTTACGAGCGCCGCCGAAGTCCTGCGCATCACGCAAGAGGATATCAACTAG
- the gspF gene encoding type II secretion system inner membrane protein GspF → MPVFEYAGYDAGGRAKKGMVEADTMRAAKQRLRGQGVFVKNIKESQAKSEEKITRVPVQEFFQRVAKEEVVLMTRQLATLVSAHIPLVSGLGALAEQTEGVKLKTIIAQLKDDVNEGASLAAAMRQHANVFPSLYTNMIAAGEASGALDVVLLRLADFMENQDDLRRRVRGALTYPIVVMVIALGVVFFLMTTVVPKVLTIFDAQRRTLPLPTRILQFMSHAIAGYWWLVIALVAGAVWGIRKYMSTPEGRRRWDEISLELPIFGNVARKVAVARFARTLSTLLSAGIPLLQAMDITKNVVDNVVIESALNEARDNISEGASLSSQLKQSGVFPPMVTHMISVGESSGELEQMLVRVADTYENEVRTVLDSMTSLLQPIIIVVLAVVVGFIAVAVLMPIFQLSQGLKH, encoded by the coding sequence ATGCCGGTCTTCGAATACGCAGGTTACGACGCCGGCGGCCGCGCCAAGAAAGGCATGGTCGAGGCCGATACCATGCGCGCGGCCAAGCAGCGGCTGCGCGGTCAGGGCGTGTTCGTCAAGAACATCAAGGAAAGCCAGGCCAAATCCGAAGAGAAGATCACCCGCGTTCCGGTGCAGGAATTCTTCCAGCGCGTCGCCAAAGAAGAGGTCGTCCTCATGACCCGCCAGCTCGCCACGCTGGTCTCGGCGCACATTCCGCTGGTATCGGGCCTTGGCGCGCTGGCCGAGCAGACCGAGGGCGTCAAGCTCAAGACCATCATTGCCCAGCTCAAGGACGACGTGAACGAGGGCGCCTCGCTGGCCGCCGCCATGCGCCAGCACGCCAACGTGTTCCCTTCCCTCTATACGAACATGATCGCAGCGGGCGAGGCCTCCGGCGCGCTCGACGTGGTGCTGCTGCGCCTTGCCGACTTCATGGAAAATCAGGACGACCTGCGCCGCCGCGTGCGCGGGGCGCTCACCTACCCCATTGTCGTCATGGTGATCGCCCTTGGCGTGGTGTTCTTCCTGATGACCACCGTTGTGCCCAAGGTGCTGACCATCTTCGATGCGCAGCGCCGCACCCTGCCGCTTCCCACGCGCATCCTCCAGTTCATGAGCCACGCCATTGCGGGCTACTGGTGGCTGGTCATCGCACTGGTCGCCGGCGCGGTGTGGGGAATCCGTAAATACATGAGCACACCCGAAGGCCGCCGCCGCTGGGATGAGATCTCGCTGGAGCTCCCGATTTTCGGAAACGTCGCACGCAAGGTGGCCGTTGCACGCTTTGCCCGCACCCTCTCCACCCTGCTCTCGGCGGGCATCCCGCTCCTGCAGGCCATGGACATCACCAAGAACGTGGTGGACAACGTCGTCATCGAGAGCGCGCTCAACGAGGCGCGCGACAACATTTCCGAGGGCGCCTCGCTCTCCTCGCAGCTCAAACAGAGCGGCGTGTTCCCGCCCATGGTCACCCACATGATCAGCGTCGGTGAAAGCTCGGGAGAGCTCGAACAGATGCTGGTGCGCGTGGCCGATACTTACGAAAACGAAGTGCGCACCGTGCTCGACTCCATGACCTCACTGCTGCAGCCCATCATCATTGTGGTGCTGGCCGTGGTGGTTGGTTTCATCGCCGTCGCGGTGCTCATGCCCATTTTTCAGCTATCCCAAGGACTCAAACACTAA
- the gspG gene encoding type II secretion system major pseudopilin GspG, translating to MKLKNRIHNSAARNASRAGFSLVEIMVVVVIIGLLASIVGVAVFNQVDEGRQNTARAQIRTFQSALDMYRLDCHRYPTTDQGLKTLVTEPSGKGCRRYKKSGYVAGGQIPLDPWDQPYVYQSPGPNGEPYWIASYGADGQSGGEESDKDITSADAFGAEE from the coding sequence ATGAAACTCAAGAACCGCATTCACAACTCTGCCGCGCGCAACGCCTCGCGTGCGGGCTTCTCGCTTGTCGAAATCATGGTCGTGGTGGTCATCATCGGCCTGCTGGCAAGCATCGTGGGCGTGGCCGTGTTCAACCAGGTCGACGAAGGCCGCCAGAACACCGCCCGCGCGCAGATCCGCACCTTCCAGTCGGCCCTCGACATGTACCGCCTGGACTGCCACCGCTACCCGACGACCGACCAGGGCCTCAAGACGCTGGTTACCGAGCCCTCGGGCAAGGGATGCCGCCGCTACAAGAAAAGCGGCTACGTCGCCGGCGGCCAGATCCCGCTTGATCCGTGGGATCAGCCCTACGTCTACCAAAGCCCCGGCCCCAACGGTGAGCCCTACTGGATCGCCTCCTACGGCGCCGACGGTCAGTCGGGCGGCGAGGAATCCGACAAGGACATCACCAGTGCGGACGCATTCGGCGCCGAAGAGTAA
- a CDS encoding prepilin-type N-terminal cleavage/methylation domain-containing protein — translation MKCPAPKRRARERGFTFIEVTAALAILALALVVLLDGVRQGTMAFMQTRDLATAQTLARRVMTETLLNDELPLDDEIDRGDFGSDYPNYEWQVEYKVNENIEDLRQLAPDLTKTLFLLKVKVLWDDDGLEQEYELRSVRLYDVEEETQP, via the coding sequence ATGAAGTGCCCCGCCCCCAAGCGACGCGCGCGCGAGCGCGGCTTTACCTTTATCGAGGTAACGGCCGCGCTGGCCATTCTGGCGCTGGCGCTGGTGGTGCTGCTCGACGGCGTGCGCCAGGGCACCATGGCCTTCATGCAGACGCGCGACCTGGCCACGGCCCAGACGCTCGCACGCAGGGTGATGACCGAAACCCTGCTCAACGACGAGCTGCCCCTGGACGATGAGATCGATCGCGGCGACTTCGGCAGCGACTATCCCAACTACGAATGGCAGGTCGAATACAAGGTCAACGAGAACATCGAGGACCTGCGCCAGCTTGCGCCGGATCTCACCAAGACCCTCTTCCTCCTCAAGGTCAAGGTTCTCTGGGATGACGATGGCCTGGAGCAGGAATACGAGCTTCGCTCCGTGCGACTCTACGATGTCGAAGAGGAGACTCAGCCATGA
- a CDS encoding prepilin-type N-terminal cleavage/methylation domain-containing protein, with protein sequence MRPLRRQMRSRPRGITLIEVLFAIAILGMIAGLVYSSFVPTLEITQEVNAQRALYRRARVIFQRMESEFRGAFLGIYPASNRRNCELDLRDCPFFFVGEDNGSLDEVTFTSLAGRPASRRLQADQIWLHYYADKDESGQMILYREERPIHNGDFDDTVPIKTPLFHNVDRFNLRYIERGTTNDYVDEWDSTRGLDETETNHLPRAVEISIRYTDELEHEGEFITIVEIPASEPLEEEETTQQ encoded by the coding sequence ATGAGGCCCCTCCGCCGCCAGATGCGCTCCCGGCCCCGCGGTATCACCCTCATCGAGGTGCTCTTTGCCATCGCGATCCTGGGGATGATCGCCGGCCTGGTCTATTCGAGCTTTGTCCCAACCCTCGAGATCACGCAGGAAGTGAACGCCCAGCGCGCCCTCTACCGGCGCGCGCGCGTCATTTTTCAGCGCATGGAAAGCGAGTTCCGCGGCGCCTTTCTCGGAATCTACCCCGCCTCGAACCGCCGCAACTGCGAACTCGACCTGCGCGACTGCCCGTTCTTCTTCGTGGGCGAGGACAACGGATCGCTCGATGAAGTCACGTTTACGAGCCTGGCCGGCAGGCCCGCCAGCCGCCGCCTGCAGGCCGACCAGATCTGGCTGCACTACTACGCCGACAAGGACGAGAGCGGGCAGATGATTCTCTACCGCGAGGAACGCCCCATCCACAACGGCGACTTCGACGACACGGTTCCCATCAAGACGCCGCTGTTTCACAACGTCGATCGCTTCAATCTGCGCTACATCGAACGCGGAACGACCAACGATTACGTCGATGAGTGGGACTCGACCCGCGGCCTCGATGAGACGGAGACCAACCACCTGCCCCGCGCGGTGGAAATCTCGATCCGCTACACCGACGAACTCGAACACGAGGGAGAGTTCATTACCATCGTGGAGATCCCCGCCAGCGAGCCACTCGAGGAAGAGGAGACCACCCAGCAATGA